The DNA region ACTATTGTACTCTATCCGCTGTTTTCATGCttgaaaaaaatccaccagaCATCATTAAAATCTGCCAGTAAAACAAAAGCATGCAATTTTTGCAGTGGGAACATGGGAGAGTGGGAAATGCTAGGTTTTTGTTGAAAGAACACGTGCAGCCCAGGCCTCCTATTCCCCTGCAGGATACTCTGGCTGGCACAGCAGGGAACTGGCAGGATGGCAACCAGTGATGTGGCTGTAGGAATCATCTTCCTGTCACAGACTGTGGTTGGAGCTTTGGGCAATTCATCTCTTTTCCTCCATTACCTGGTCCTTTACTTCACTGGGTGCAGGGTAAGACACACAGACTTGATTCTTCAGCACTTGATTGTGGCCAACTTGTTAGCTCTCCTGTGTAGAGGCGTTCCCCAGACAATGGCAGCTTTTGGAGGGAAAGGTTTCCTCAGTGATGTTGGATGCAAGCTGCTTTACTATCTTcacagggtgggcaggggtgtgtCCATTGGCAGCACCTGCCTCCTGAGTGTCTTCCAGGCCATTAAGATTAGTCCTGAGGACTCCAGCTGTTCAGAGCTTAAAGTGAAAGCTCCCAAATACATTGGTTTCTCCATATACCTGAGCTGGATTCTGTACCTGCTTGtaaatattatgattatttcACATATGACTAGAAAAAGGAGCAACAATAATATCACAAGCATGAAAGATTTTGGATACTGTTCTGGTGTTCATCTTAGCAAAACCTTACAATCACTGTATGCAGCATTGATAACACTCCCTGATGTCCTGTGTGGGGTGCTCATGCTCTGGGCCAGCAGCTCCATGGTGCTCATCCTGCACAGGCACAAGCAGAGAATGCAGCATGTTCATAAGAGCAGCTCCCTCAGGTCCTCTCCTGAGTCCAGAGCCACCAAAACCATCCTCCTCCTGGTGAGCACCTTTGTGTTTTTTTACACACTTTCCTGCCTCTTTCAGGTTTGTGTCACTGTTATTTATAATCCCCACTGGCTGCTGGTAAAGATGGCTGCAATACTTTCTGGGTGTTTCCCAGCTGTCAGCCCCTTTCTGCTGATGAGAAGGGATTCCAGTGCATCCAGACTTGGTCTCTCTTGGATAAGGAATAGGAAAATCCCTGATTTCGGGAGGAATATGTAAATTGTATGCTTTTGCACAATTCTTccatgtttcttcatttgtaccCCCAAATTGAAAGAAGAATGATACAGTCATATCTTGAAGAATGACAACCAGcatcatgcattttttttattttagtgtgtgcatgtgtgtgagtatgtgtacCAGAGTATGTGCACATGTATACCATTTAGATTTGGCTTTACTGTCTATCCATCAATATTTTGAGGAAAGTAGatgtaacaaatataaatttctgaTTCCATATAACCATTATAATAACAGCTAAATTCTTCAGCATAAAatctgctttctttattttcctgctATTCTATTTGATTAACTTGTGAAAAAAAGTgacatgtatttttcatttatctacaTATTATGGTTATGTCTCAGATGTGTCTTTTGAAGGAAATATCAAAGTGAACACTATCAAATGTTTGTCTTTTGCAATGAAAtgagacatatatttcatgtaattttgGACATGATGAGAAGCAAAGGTCTATTGATATCCTCTATTAAACAGCTTATAtagaatttattgatttctgtgctGTGATTTTCACaatgcaatttttcttttcataagctAATAAGAATTTAATCTTTATTGAGTGTCCACCTTGGTCATTTAAAACACTGGGtactaataaattttattttactaaatattattGAATTAGTGTCTTTGAAACATTTGTATGTATGGGTTGGTAGGCATTTCTGATAAAATTTCACAAACTGAATACACTTGTCCAAGAAGCTGGTACATGGTAAAACAATGTCTTAGTCTGTATAACTCCTCTTTCCTGCATGTGTTCCCAAGAGTGACCAGTATGTGACTTCTAAAGGTAGAGATCACTTTCAATGTTTTGCActttacataaatgaaatcatacaacatCATCTGTTTTATATTTGACTTTGAAAATTCCATGTgcttcaaatttgtatttttccatgTTGTTGATGACAGAATCTAACTGAAGGAATTTCAAACAATTCTAGCATTTCTCACTTGATGCACACATGCTGTAGTTTGGATGTGATTTATGTTTCCAACCCAAGTTCCTTGTGTTGGAATTTTTGTCCCAGTTTGGTGTGTTGTGTGGTGAAACCTTTGAGAAGTGGGTGCAATACAAGGTGGTTGGTCATGGGGAGGTCACCTTGGAGGGGATTAATGATGGGTTATTTTAGTTCCCATGAGAACATGGGTTGTCCTACAGCAAGTGCAGCTGTCTCCACTGCCTCTTGCTCCTGTTCTGCCCTGTGGACTCTTCTGTATGCGTTTCTACCTTTGTGATTCCATGTGCTGTGAGGCCCTCACCAGGACTGAGcagatgctggcaccatgctcCTGAGTCTCCAGAAATGTAGTTcaataaatttcctttctttataaggTGTTTATGTAGGCATTTGGATAGGCAGCAGAAACTGATCATTACAACACATTAGAGCATCATGATCAGCACTGACATGTGGGATGTGTGACATTTTTTTATGATACATGTGTTTCTTcacaatatgtatatatgtgaacaTATGTTTATGTATAAGTATCTATAAATCACACACGTTTGATCATAGGTTTATATCTAATTGTCTTTAGCATGTATTGCCAGAGGTcaccaaatatttatataaattccaACCCATTAGTTgctcctgcttttatttttatatttttagaagaaaatggttTTATTAACCTGAACATGAAGAAACGCAAAATCTTATTAGAAGTAAAACTgaatgaataatgctgctatgaaatTTACATTTCTCACATTAAATTGAGAGGAAAATGTTACATATGAAGACTCTTCTTGGTGTAATGAACTAATTtctacagaatttaaaaaataataaatagcaacTGGCATGTGTTTTTAAACTGTGCTACGACAGAGTTACAATCTCTTCTGATCAGAAGCAGCAGTATAAGGTCTGCTTTGTTAAACATCAAGAACTACATTGCTAATGAGACTGCTTCCTCAGTGCACCATTTTTATTAATGTGGCCAGTGGTGGCTATGGGCACCACATAATTAGCACATTTCTCCTGAAGTAACAGATACTTATTGATCAAGTGAGTTTTCTACCAAATTCTTCATGCTTtccaagaagaaacaaatatacTGGTCTTCTTTCCCCAGGGAGGCAAATGTGAAATATAGCTATTATAAACCTAACTCACAATTAAATGTAGGCAAAGAATGATTATCAGAAACTTCTCTAAAGTCATTCTggaattgaaaacaataggctTCTACATAACTCTCAAAAGTAGCTTTCCATTTTCATATACAACCtgataaataaaacatgtgaTATGTATTTTAGCAGTTCTTCCTTTGTACTGCACTTATCCCTCAATAAGTGTTAGAGCTCTGTTCTCAAAGAATTTCTACATATCAAGCATCTTTgaagaagttttgtttttatgcaaCTGAAGATTTCCTTTGCTTATGTATTCATAAAGATTAATTTGatcatgtacatacatacatacatggcatacatacatacatatgagtGAGCTATTTTCTCCTAGAATAAAACTAGACCCGAGGAGACAAATGTGAAGTGCAGTCTAGGCTTCCTAGAACCCTCCTCTGTGTGGAGGAGGCAGGTAGAGTGTGCTGCAGAAGCCACGAGGCTGTGGAAGGGTCCTCATCTGTTAACTCCCATCACTGGTCTCCCCAACACAGCTGCACCCCCATCTGCTTCCCCTGCAGCGCTGGCCTCTACCATCTCTCAGAAATGAGATGTGCTTGTTGGCACAGCCAAGGCTTTTTGCAATGCTCTGGATAACTCCTCCTCTGCACTGGTGTTCAATCTTTTCTGTTCAATCAAGTGGCCATGAAGAAttcaaaaatagtttcttttgtagCTTGTGTGTCTTGCATACTTCTGGAAGAAGATACCTTTATTCAagcttctctcctcttcctgacTGTTGAGACTCCATCTTCATGCCCAGCTCTAAAGGGTACCCTCCATATGTGGCCTGTGGTTCTTTTAGCATTACAACCATTTGATCCAGTGATATGTGTGGGCACACATAATCTAACAGGTTACTGGATTATGTATTTTAGTTACCTGCTACACACTCTAATACTGTAGAGATTGTAGCAGCTCCATTCAAGTGGAAATCTTTCCAGcttgttttctgaaaatattaacatcCTGCTGGTAACCTCTCCTAATGTGTCTCTGACATCTTTAACTTATTCattgtttaagaaaaaacaaaatgtctgGAAGGCACTAGGATTCTCTGCTGTGTGGAGGGTGGAGCATGGTGCCCCACTGACACCTTGGGCTTCATGAGATCTGCAAGAAGCCCTTTATATCTTCTTTCCTGCTTTGTATAATCCTGTAGGGATGTTGTTGAAgatttctctgatattttctgtgtttttttggACCATCACACCAAGTCTTTACATTACCTGGATTCCTCTCTGTCCAGGCTCTGGAATACAACTCTTCCAAATCCTTTCAGAAGTGTTTTGATTGTATATTTATGCACAGTTGTCAAATATTTAATTGATCACTTCACACAGCTTTCTGGGCAGAGATAAGGGTATTTCAACTGGTTGCATGTGGATTGGCCTGGGAATGGTGGAGGCGGGTAGGATGGATTGACCTCATTCTTGTGCACAGAATCCTTTAATGTCACTTTggttcttgctttttaaaaaatctcttttctttttttgctgtgtTGGAGATTGAGCATGAGGCATTGTGTGTATGAAGCAAGTTTTCTACCACTTAGTTACATCCCAGCCTCCTTTATAAAACACTGTGTTTGCAgcatgatctcactaagttcctcTTACTAGCttcaaatttgaaatcctcctgcccagattccagagcttctgggattactgGTATTAGCCTCCTTGTCTGGATGTCTAATCATATCAATCCTTACTAAATGTTGTTTGAAGCAAATAAACTTGGTCCCAATGACTGCATTTGTTGAATCACTGTTCTACTAAACTGTTCACTCAAGGAGACAGTTTCCAGCATAAAGAGAGTGACAAAATGGGCCTGGACATTGTTCAACATTATTTGAGTTTCCTGTGTGTGCTCATGTCTCAAGGGTGGGGGCATGTTCTGTTTTTGCTACATCCTGTTCTCTCCTGGATGCTTAGGTTAATTGAGAACCTTCAGGACAAGGATTGTGTCAAATTTTGGGGCAGAATCCAGGTTTGGTTACTGAAGAGAGAAACAagatggaaacaaaaaaatagtaagaagTTTGGAGATCCATGAAAGAAGATATGCCCCAAAGTGTCCAGATCCTCAAGCTACATCCAGAGACATCTAGAGGAGTTATAAAACCATCCCAAGTAAATTACTCCCATGGGAACAGGGCCTTGTGGCCTCCACCATGAATGCTGGTTGCCCCCATTCTGGGTAAAACATGTATTTAAATGCACCTTGCCCTTGCGCCCATGTTAGAGGGACCTGTAGACTTGTCCCACTACAACAAACAGGCCACAGACACAAGGCTTTGGAA from Urocitellus parryii isolate mUroPar1 chromosome 15, mUroPar1.hap1, whole genome shotgun sequence includes:
- the LOC113177360 gene encoding vomeronasal type-1 receptor 4-like, translating into MATSDVAVGIIFLSQTVVGALGNSSLFLHYLVLYFTGCRVRHTDLILQHLIVANLLALLCRGVPQTMAAFGGKGFLSDVGCKLLYYLHRVGRGVSIGSTCLLSVFQAIKISPEDSSCSELKVKAPKYIGFSIYLSWILYLLVNIMIISHMTRKRSNNNITSMKDFGYCSGVHLSKTLQSLYAALITLPDVLCGVLMLWASSSMVLILHRHKQRMQHVHKSSSLRSSPESRATKTILLLVSTFVFFYTLSCLFQVCVTVIYNPHWLLVKMAAILSGCFPAVSPFLLMRRDSSASRLGLSWIRNRKIPDFGRNM